The genomic stretch CGAAGGATTCGAGAGCATCCCGGTATTCCTGGGCAGCAAAGGCGATCATGCCCAGGCAGTAGTGCGCCACCCACTGGCGCGGATCGAGCCGCAACGCATACATGAAATCCGCCCGCGCGAAATCCAGAAACTCAGCCCGATTCGATTCCAGATAGATGAAGCCGCGCGTGGTGTAAAGCTCGGCGTTGTACGGTTCCTCCCCGATCGCTGAAGTGAGGTCGGCCAGCGCTTCCTCGTACTGCTTTTTATCCAGATGGTAGAGGCCGCGCTCTAGGTAACGCTCGGCCAGACTGCGCCCGGAGAACAGCTTCAAGACACCCACAGCATCCCTTACCCATCCCGGAATGTGCACCCGATCAGGGCATAGTATAGGGAAAAACCCTGGCAGCGGCCAGGCGTCCGGGGCGTTTTTTT from Anaerolineae bacterium encodes the following:
- a CDS encoding tetratricopeptide repeat protein, with protein sequence MGVLKLFSGRSLAERYLERGLYHLDKKQYEEALADLTSAIGEEPYNAELYTTRGFIYLESNRAEFLDFARADFMYALRLDPRQWVAHYCLGMIAFAAQEYRDALESFAAAHLQAPSRPEINYYLGLCYVRLEELDDAIREMTTAVELFQEQADSRQRYARSWLRLLKQAQRSRRALPRGRAVS